A stretch of DNA from Cannabis sativa cultivar Pink pepper isolate KNU-18-1 chromosome X, ASM2916894v1, whole genome shotgun sequence:
TGCTTTTGCTGAGTCAGAAAGAGTCTGTTGATAAGGTTAATGGAGTTGATTTCAACGATGAAGGAGTTTACGAAAGTTTTAGAGATAAAACGATCGATACTGTTACTACTACTGATTTGGTGGATGAAGATTCTCGGAAATGGAAGGAAGCTATTACTAGCTCATTCAAAGTGTTGGATAAGGAGATTAAGCTTCTACAGAATTTCGATTTCTCTTGTAGTGGAACCACCGCGGTTGTCACCATCAGAAAGGTAAAATTAACACCAagctttaaataatttatatgttATGTTTATGTTCTTGTTCTTAATTTCTGTGTTCTGGTGAAATTGAAACAGGGAGAAGATCTAATCATAGCGAATTTGGGGGATTCAAGAGCAATTTTGGGTACAAGAACAGAGAACAATGAAATCAAGGCTGTTCAATTGACCACTGATTTAAAACCCAGCATACCCAGTAAGATCTTGATTAAATCACtgatcaaaataaattaattaaatcgaATTTTGCTTAATCAATTAACTAATTACGTTGTTGGTGTAACAATGAAGGTGAAGCAGATCGAATAAGGAGTTGTAATGGACGAGTTCTAGCTCTGAAAAACGAACCACACATAGAGAGAGTATGGCTTCCGATGGAGGATGCCCCTGGCTTAGCCATGTCTCGTTCTTTTGGAGATTTTCTTCTCAAAGATCACGGCGTCATCTCTGTCCCCGATGTCACCTTCCATCGTCTAACTCCCAATGATCAATTCATGGTTCTAGCTACTGAtggggtatatatatatatttgaattcaGGTTTAATttgatgaaatgaaatgaaattgtTTTCTGATGAATATGGTTAATTGACACAGGTTTGGGATGTGTTGAGCAACAATGAAGTTGCGTGTATTGTTTTGGAAGCTAAGAGTGAAGAAGAAGCTGCGAGAGGAGTGGTTGAAGGTGCCATGGGAGCTTGGAAAAGGAAGTTTCCTTCTGCCAAAGTAGATGACTGCACTGCGGTTTGTCTCTTCTTTCATCACCATGGAATTTTCAGATGAAGAATTATTAGAGACAacattaattgttgttctttgTTTCAATTTATCAAAATATATGATTGCTTGTTTATTTGCTTTctcttttgtgtatttttttttagaatggaGAAGGCTCCAATGATAATATAGAGTAGACTAGTAAGAGCATATGataatatatttatgttatatctatatatatgatCATATATAGTTTGATCCTAATGTGATAATTGATGTTAATATATAGTCTATAGAGAGATCAACCTTGAGAAGttgatattaataaaaactaaatagacATTTCAATTTCATTTATCTCTTCTTACATTGCATTTTATTATGATTGTGCAACttttgtatatttattcttTCTTTGGTTAGATATTCTCTGTACAAATTGTTTttgtataaattattttaattaaaaaaaaggttATTTGTAATTTGgcagattaataaaaaaaaaatcaaattagtatccatatatatatagttcataatatataattataaattaatgttGTGTCGATAAATATTCTCACTAAGAAAGATTGATGTGTtgggaaaattaaaataaaacttctGAAAGAAATAATTAAGCTTCACAATAAATTGAAtgatttttatgtttaaattttattttatttttagaggaaaaaaaaactaaaaagtccACAAATTTTTATTGAAGAAATATATGCTAACATTACTTGGGTATgagaaactaaaaaataatgtacAAGTAGATTAGAAGCTATTGATAATTTGGTTTGGCCAATTAATTCATAATTTGAAGTAGGAGGTGGCATAactaagttttattttattttaaagaaatgAAATGAATTATAGTAGAAGaaagactaattaattaatttattatatatatgtgaacaCGATTGATTAGAAGAGTCAACCAATGAAACCAACTAACTTAAGGAGTTTGATAAGAAAAAgattgattaatcaaactaatttttatattacacATTGTGATTGGAACTTCTAAGACAATCACGAgctaatattaatatatgataAATAAAGTGGTGTTTAGGGTGTGAATCCTGTTAGTTATGTTATTGGTTGAATCCTATTAGTTATGTTATTGGTAAAATTAACCATTAGATTTTATATGAATATTGCTATTGAATATTTATGTTCTTGAAGTACATGATTACAGAATGAATAGTAAGTTTGGAAATCGGTACCTTATATTTATTGGTTAGACATCAATGAATGTCAtaactaattattaaaatattataattaaaatagttatttcactataataataaatatcgaatactttaaaatgtaattaaacaaagaattattttctttctatttcatTAACTCCCACAAAGCCaccttaattattttaaagaacattgttataaaataatataaaataatataaagtagatgagaagaaagaagaagaagatgaagagagaaagagaaagtgaatgagaatttctgagttatttattccaatggggtgaacccctatttatacaaatacaagagtgtgatattaaaaaactaagaaaaaaggaaactaaggaaaagagaaatgttcattacaattcatggtaataaataaaaaatttggacatccacataattattaatatttataacactcccccttggatgtccataataattgacttattaaaaatcttgctgaaaacttgatcaaaggaaaaagagtatagtgtaaactaactccccctcatttaggcatttgtggagatcttctaatcgacgaatttcgatcttgtctgccgtcttctcaaatgttgatgttagtaataactttgtgaataagtttgtaagattgacacttgattgaatatgttgaacaccaatatgcattttcttgaagcgtataaagaagaatttcgtgaaatgtgttctaactctatctccttcaatgtacctccttttagttgaacgatgcaagcagtattatccatagagaattgcttgggttgatacttctttattgagtgcattccatatgtttcccgaatatgctatgtcaatgatctcactcacacacattctctacttgcttcataaaatgcaagtatgttaacatgatttatagttgcctcgttaaaaaccttgccagaaaaatccagtgggacaaaatctgagctagggaaaaagagtacaatatatatttcatattcataactatttgtaagttgcctcgttaaaaactttgccaggaaaacccattgggacaaaacctgaactaagggaaaaagagtgcaacatgaatatgtctccccctcatgcacatatgatccataattcttttggtgataatatatgggaaatttgaaattctatgCTTAAAatgccattttattttttccctaAATGTATAGTTATTAAAATTGTTCCTATATACcaacttttctaattttcctaaactaccccTCACATTTCAAACAATcatcctctctcttcctctctcttcaTCTCTCTCAGCCGAACCCCCTCTCTCAAAAACACAGCCAGCCGAACTATCACTCAACGAACCAACCCTCAACCCCGAGCCCGAGCCCGAGCATTCCTTCGTCGAACTGAACACCGGCCGAACGCTCAACCCCGACTCCTCTGAaatctgaagaaaaaaaaaaaaaaaaaaaaaaaacccacacAGTAGATGGTCGGACctttgggtccgatggggtccgaccaatcggacccatcggaccccaaggtccgaccatcggcctCTCTCTGAAAtgcgaagaaaaaaaaaaaaaaaaaaaaaaaccccacggcccatggtcggaccttggggtctgatgggtccgatggtcggacccattggaccccaaggtccgaccatcggcctCTCTctgaaataagaaaaaaaaaaaaaaaaaaaaaaaccccacggcccatggtcggaccttggggtccgatggtcggaccccatcggaccccaaggtccgagcCATCgagcctctctcttcctctctgaaatgcgaagaaaaaaaaaaaaaaaaacccacagCAGATATTGGTCGGACATTTTTGCAACAAAGTTTCACAAACAAAAAACACATCTAAATCAATCTTttaacacttaaaaaaaaaacaaaagaagaaaaCCAAACACACCTTCGAAATTTTTGCTTCGGGTTCGCCTGAGATTGGTCGCCGTGGTTGGTCGGGGTTGAGCTTCGACGGCGGTGGGTAGGTCGGGTTGAGCGTCGACGGAGATGGGTGGTTGTGAGAGGGATGGGTTGAACAATTTTTGGCTGTGATAGATGGGTATCGTGGGGGAAGGGGTTCGGCTGAGAGAGAtgaagagagaggaagagagaggctgATTCAAATGAGGggggtagtttaggaaaatgaaAAAAGTTGGCATATAGGAACAATTTTAATAACTATACatttaggaaaaaaataaaatggcatTTTAAGcatagaatttcaaatttccctaatatatctcataagattattgttatcacttttaaaatatcaccatatataatctttgatcatatattttctataactcttccagagtatgtatggacttctaaattatagatgaggggttcgtggaacattaatatttatccaactaattgtatcattcatgtgtatatacaatcttgttcatactaaaatttaacatttcaagtagatatgaacataacacattaatgataatataaatttcatttgtgacaatgatggtactccaataccatatatttgttccatcttgttgtatgatcttaattttcatattaaatgatcatatatctataattcttaatacatatgaagtacttcaggacttcaatactaatgaacaaactttatacatttaatatttctcgatatactaaagaaataaaagtttgttcttcaattaatcaaaaactcttcaagagtctatcacaatgtataatttacgtatttatactgcatagacaaccatacgtatttttcaaacaataatttacttacatgtctttatttcatacaaagatctttgtcatatagtgcgcgcgacttagaatttatatcacttaagacatgtattaaattcttctagaatttttagataaggctaatttcaaattctcactatattaggagctccaaataaataatattttgttgcaacatttatgtgacgcttataaatcctcataaaatatattctaggctataatcaaataatgattatattttctcaatatttaagccttacttcaatcaatctcatgtctatgcaaactttgtacaacaattcattatgtacaaatacatatatgcaaatttctcattagaaatatttatttgcacaccctacaggtcttacttcactttatgtgagtaaatttgcctgaattgcgtcataatattttggccaaaaatcaaaatgtaagtcgatgattctcgataaatctaataccatgatccttgctatctcatgttagtttattgcatatgcaaacattcaatatttattgtcgacaaaaatttcaataaatgataatttcctcccatattgacataa
This window harbors:
- the LOC115705630 gene encoding probable protein phosphatase 2C 72 isoform X2, which encodes MGICISKVSSEIHNADSIHGHQNAVVFTHSQTNHKHEASLSLYSREGAKCLNQDSAIIYQGFGSGDGVFGGVFDGHGPNGHVVSEFVRNRLPLLLLSQKESVDKVNGVDFNDEGVYESFRDKTIDTVTTSSFKVLDKEIKLLQNFDFSCSGTTAVVTIRKGEDLIIANLGDSRAILGTRTENNEIKAVQLTTDLKPSIPSEADRIRSCNGRVLALKNEPHIERVWLPMEDAPGLAMSRSFGDFLLKDHGVISVPDVTFHRLTPNDQFMVLATDGVWDVLSNNEVACIVLEAKSEEEAARGVVEGAMGAWKRKFPSAKVDDCTAVCLFFHHHGIFR
- the LOC115705630 gene encoding probable protein phosphatase 2C 72 isoform X1; this encodes MGICISKVSSEIHNADSIHGHQNAVVFTHSQTNHKHEASLSLYSREGAKCLNQDSAIIYQGFGSGDGVFGGVFDGHGPNGHVVSEFVRNRLPLLLLSQKESVDKVNGVDFNDEGVYESFRDKTIDTVTTTDLVDEDSRKWKEAITSSFKVLDKEIKLLQNFDFSCSGTTAVVTIRKGEDLIIANLGDSRAILGTRTENNEIKAVQLTTDLKPSIPSEADRIRSCNGRVLALKNEPHIERVWLPMEDAPGLAMSRSFGDFLLKDHGVISVPDVTFHRLTPNDQFMVLATDGVWDVLSNNEVACIVLEAKSEEEAARGVVEGAMGAWKRKFPSAKVDDCTAVCLFFHHHGIFR